A single genomic interval of Apteryx mantelli isolate bAptMan1 chromosome 21, bAptMan1.hap1, whole genome shotgun sequence harbors:
- the TNFSF8 gene encoding tumor necrosis factor ligand superfamily member 8 gives MCSAQEQTLFQVKDSHESAMHMTEDTVSRRLGATNKTCLYFIIATLVALLVFALATIMVLVIQRTAADPATEGVAKPIRTGNTSEDYLRILQSVPIKTAAAYMRVSNPANSSKLSLIEKGICEDIQCKSEELVIQKQGLYLIYCHLNFHFDNCTKDPRDLNIELLVNDEINRQTLSTWCASDTCQNKTFKTLFQLHLTHLNVKDRISVRLNRPEFLNVVSLPNENVLGVLRYSDEM, from the exons ATGTGCTCGGCACAAGAGCAAACTCTTTTTCAGGTGAAGGACTCTCATGAATCAGCCATGCATATGACCGAAGACACCGTTTCAAGGAGGCTTGGGGCCACTAACAAAACATGTTTGTATTTCATCATCGCTACCCTTGTTGCTTTACTCGTCTTTGCGTTAGCCACCATCATGGTCTTAGTCATTCAGAGGACG GCAGCCGATCCTGCCACGGAGGGTGTTGCAAAACCTATCAGGACAG GGAACACCTCCGAAGACTATTTAAGAATCCTACAGAGTGTCCCGATCAAGACAGCCGCCGCGTACATGAGAG TGTCAAACCCAGCAAACAGTTCAAAACTGAGCTTGATCGAGAAGGGTATTTGTGAAGACATCCAGTGCAAGAGTGAGGAGCTGGTGATACAGAAACAAGGTCTCTACTTGATCTACTGCCACTTGAACTTTCACTTCGACAACTGCACAAAAGACCCCAGAGACCTGAACATAGAGCTCCTTGTGAATGACGAAATCAACAGGCAGACGTTATCCACATGGTGCGCGTCAGACACCTGCCAAAACAAGACTTTTAAGACTTTGTTCCAGCTCCATTTGACACACCTAAACGTGAAGGACCGGATATCAGTAAGACTTAATCGGCCTGAATTTTTGAATGTAGTTTCCCTTCCCAATGAAAATGTTCTCGGGGTCTTGAGGTACAGTGACGAAATGTGA